In the Catenovulum adriaticum genome, AAAATTTATATCCTAAAATCAAAATAGTGAGGCAAATGAAAAAGATAATCATAAACAGGCATGTCCTTTTTAAAGATAAATTATCAGAGTAAATCAAGTACTCAGAGTACAAAACGCAACTCTAAAGAAGATGAAAATATATATTAATTGTTAATATTATGCGCTGAACATAACAAAGTCACTCACAATAACAAAATACTAATTGTTTTAGGGTTTATTTGCGTAGCAATATTGGCATGAATGCTTAATTGAGCAAATGGCATGTTAATAAACGTTGCCAAATCTCAAGTTGAAAGGGAGTCTCTTTTAAATGCAATTTAATTTTCTATAGATTTTGTAGTGGCAGAATAATTTGGCCATCTGATTAGAGATGCAGCTAATTTCAATAAATCGTTAGGACAGCTGACATTTTAAATAACCCGAGATCGGTTTAGGCCTTAACCATAGAATTCTTCTCTATGTCAGGAATATTAAGGCTTGGCTTGTTATCTTTAAGGCAATAGGCCACCAATCCTGACATCAAATTCAGCATAAAACCATTAATACTTCTATGTCTTGAATGTTATATGTCTAGTGACATACAGATAGGTTAGTTGAGTCAATAAATTCAAAGCCTGTAGGCTTACGTTACAAGGTGGTAAAGTAAGAACAGATTGGTATTAAAGCCTTTGGCATAACTTCAATAAATCGGGTATAGCTAAGTAAATTTGGAAATTATTTGCGATAGAATTGGTGCACATAATCAAGGTGAAAATTCTTAAAATCTCGATAGTGAGACATGTGAAAAAGGATAAGAATCGTCATAATTTCTCTCATCTGCATTTGCCCTTTGCGCTGACGTTTTTTCGTACCATTTTCGAGCATCTGCTTTTCCCATTCTGGAATAAAAACTTTGCAAAAGTCATCGACATCACAGAAGGTTTCTACTAGTTTGATCATGCCTGTTCCTTATTTTTCCGGTGTTTTTTGGTCGAAAGATCGGCTCGTGGAACAGACTCATAGTCCCTTATATTTTTGATTTTTTATCCCGAAATGAGGTTAATGTTAGTTTAAAGCTACCGTTGGTCGGAATTTCATAACTTTGATCTATTAGTAAAAATTTAACATTCACTTTCGCCCGGCAATAAAACCGTCATCTCACCTGAGATAACAGTTACTACTTCTTTTTTGCTGTTTGAAAACTCATGATCACCCGCCGCCATTACACTAACGGAGGTCGGCAATTGTTCACCTTCAAAATAGTTTTTAAGATCAAACAAGTATCTAGTTCTTTAATCAAATAAGGGCAAAACTCGAAAAAGTTTGCGTATTTCTCGTAGGTTTGAACCGCCGTAGGCGTTTCAAACAACAGCGGTGTTTGTTTTAAAAGTAGGCAAACACCGCTTATCGATTATGGATTACCGTCGTTGTTTAACCACAAATACATAACATCATCAACAATGCCATCCATTTTTGGGTTGCTTGTTGTCATGCTCCGTTTTTGCTGCCAAACATAGTTGTTAAACCAAGTTACATTATCTTGCTGCACGACCCGGTTAGATTCTGTACCACGCATTAAAAACCCTTGTTTTGCTTCTAGTGCATTAAAAATATTATTGTTTTGCCAAGTATTCCAACGTGTACCTTGAGCGCCAATATTCATTTCGGTGCCATTTTCTTGAAAACCGCCCGCGCCAATAGGAGAATGTTGAGTTAAATTAATGATTCCAACATTATCGTTAATAAGGTTGTGGTGGGCATCAATTTCCGTCCAGATTAAAAACCTGTTGTCTGCACCAATGATCACATTCTCTTCAACTTGATAGCGAGCTGAATGGGAATCTATATCTATGCCGTCCCAATGGTTTCGGGTGATTAAGTTATTACGTACAAAAGCTAAGTTATCTGCAGCATGACCGCTACCGTGCAGGTGCACGCCTCTAAATACAGATTTGTCGATAAAATTATTTTTAATATCAACCTGGAACGTGCCTGAGACATAGATAGCGTTTAAAGCACCTTCGAGTCGAACACCGTCAACAACAACATTTCTCGCATGATCAAAATGAATGCCATTGGTTCTTGGAATCACCTGGCCTGTGTTAGCTAGGGTTCCATTAGAATTACGAGGTTTTAAATCAGGATCATAGCGAGCCCAATTGCCATCTGGGTTAGATTGTGCCGTACTTAACTCAACTTTGATTTTACCTCGTTGGCTACCTAAAAAAGTGACATTCTGAACAATCGGCTGGTTTTCTATTGATTCTTTGAGAGGTTTATTTAACTCGACAATATTTGGGGGCTCTGCATAGTTTTGCCCCAAGGATGTCCAATCATTTTCGCCGATATTTCCGCGATTTGCATCCCAAGCACTCGCTTTACGCCGAACTGTAAAAACGCCATGCATTTTGGAACCTTTTGGAGTGTAAGCTGCGCCGCCAACATGTGGGGTATCCGCACCTGTATAAGTTAGATCTCCATCGATCCAAATGGTTTTGTTGCTACCAACGTAAATAGGCGCATCAATATTCCAGTTGCCTCGAAATACAAAAGTACGCTCGATATCATCTGCTATTTCTTGGCGAGCATTATCAAGTTGAACAGGTCCCCACAATACAGTGATTGGATTTACAGCCCTTTGCCACTCATCGGGCCCAGACTCGGGGCGGTTTGCCAAAGCGTCTGCGGTGTTTTCCACTGCATTCATCGTTGCTATTTGGTTTCCAAACGGAGCGTTATTGCCAAGAAAGTAGGGGGTATTAATTACCTCAACCCAAGGTACACCAGCGGAATCAAATTTATTGCGAATATTGTTTCGTTCATTATCACTGCCGAGCGTCGGGGCTTGCTGGGTTCTGACTACGCCATCGTCGTTGGGGTAGCTACCGTTAGTGTCGTGGCGGTCAGCATCATCCCAATACCAAGTTCCCCCTTGAGTAAAAGGAGCACTGATGCTTGGTGCTGCAATTAACAAGCTAGCCGTTAAAGCTATTAATTTTTTTTGAAAAGAATATGTCATTTATTACACCTGCATTTATATATTTACATATGAAGTTTTATAATAATTACATAAAATTAACTATACGTAAACATTTATAGAGCAATCATTTGAAAATTTAATCTACGGGCTACTTGTGTTAAGTAGTTTAACTCGATATAAATAATTGATTTTTATGTTTTAAAAGTGTGAGTGATAATGGAATTGGTGCTATAGATGCACTATTTTTAATACTCGAAAGCAGCTTAATCAGCCAAGGTTGGTGATGCTTTTGATATAATAGAAGGTTTTATGAATAGGTGTTATCACCAGTAAAATATAGGTGAGAGGGTGAGGCTATTGTTTTTCAATCGTACTAAGTGTAGTGGCAGAATAATTTGGCCATCTGATTGGAGATGCAGCTAATTCTAATAAATCGTTATGACAGCTGACATTTTAAATACATCCGCCAAAATGTTGGGGGGTTGCCTAGGCTGATTTCAATCTACCATATATGGAAGATTTGAGCTGCGTAAACGTCAGCTTATTACCTGACAGCTGATATTTACAACCTATCCGCCAAAATGTTGGGTGCGTGCTATGCGCTTATCCAACCTACCCAAGGCTTGTAGGCTTGGGTAGATTAGGTAAACAGAACGATTATAGCTCGGTTATTTTGATATTTTTAAATTTAACCGTGTTAGTCATGTCGCCATTTTTTTTGTATGCATGGCTGCCATGGTGTTGAATACCTATGTAACCTTTACTGTCTTTAGTATCAATTACATGAGTTGTGAG is a window encoding:
- a CDS encoding right-handed parallel beta-helix repeat-containing protein, producing MTYSFQKKLIALTASLLIAAPSISAPFTQGGTWYWDDADRHDTNGSYPNDDGVVRTQQAPTLGSDNERNNIRNKFDSAGVPWVEVINTPYFLGNNAPFGNQIATMNAVENTADALANRPESGPDEWQRAVNPITVLWGPVQLDNARQEIADDIERTFVFRGNWNIDAPIYVGSNKTIWIDGDLTYTGADTPHVGGAAYTPKGSKMHGVFTVRRKASAWDANRGNIGENDWTSLGQNYAEPPNIVELNKPLKESIENQPIVQNVTFLGSQRGKIKVELSTAQSNPDGNWARYDPDLKPRNSNGTLANTGQVIPRTNGIHFDHARNVVVDGVRLEGALNAIYVSGTFQVDIKNNFIDKSVFRGVHLHGSGHAADNLAFVRNNLITRNHWDGIDIDSHSARYQVEENVIIGADNRFLIWTEIDAHHNLINDNVGIINLTQHSPIGAGGFQENGTEMNIGAQGTRWNTWQNNNIFNALEAKQGFLMRGTESNRVVQQDNVTWFNNYVWQQKRSMTTSNPKMDGIVDDVMYLWLNNDGNP
- a CDS encoding pyrimidine/purine nucleoside phosphorylase is translated as MFDLKNYFEGEQLPTSVSVMAAGDHEFSNSKKEVVTVISGEMTVLLPGESEC